In the Carassius gibelio isolate Cgi1373 ecotype wild population from Czech Republic chromosome A2, carGib1.2-hapl.c, whole genome shotgun sequence genome, one interval contains:
- the LOC128031482 gene encoding growth arrest and DNA damage-inducible protein GADD45 beta, whose protein sequence is MTLEELVGCNSTDKKMETVREALEELLVAAQRQNCLTVGVYESAQLMNVDPDSVVLCVLATDEEDENDVALQIHFTLIQAFCCDIDINIVRVSGMRRLAQVLGEPLSTDSNANEPRDLHCILVTNPQAEHLKLNEVGSYCKESRCKNQWVPSIALQER, encoded by the exons ATGACTCTGGAAGAACTTGTTGGATGCAACAGCACTGACAAAAA aatggaAACTGTGCGTGAAGCTCTGGAGGAGCTGCTTGTAGCTGCACAACGACAGAACTGCCTGACAGTAGGAGTCTACGAGTCTGCACAGCTCATGAATGT GGATCCAGACAGCGTGGTCCTCTGCGTTTTGGCGACCGATGAGGAGGACGAGAATGATGTTGCGCTTCAGATCCACTTCACGCTCATCCAGGCATTCTGCTGCGACATCGACATCAACATCGTGCGCGTCTCCGGCATGAGGCGTTTAGCACAGGTTCTCGGGGAACCGCTCTCCACCGACAGCAACGCCAATGAACCAAGAGACCTCCACTGCATACTTGTAACT AACCCACAAGCCGAGCATCTCAAGCTGAACGAAGTGGGGAGTTACTGCAAGGAAAGCCGTTGCAAGAACCAGTGGGTGCCCTCCATTGCCCTGCAAGAGCGCTGA